In Pseudomonas sp. FP1742, the DNA window CGAGGTGTGACGACGGTTGCCGGAGTCGAACGGGCTCTTGCGCACCAGACGGTGCACGCCGATTTCGGTACGCAGCCAGCCAAAGGCGTATTCGCCCTTGATGTGCACGGTCGCGCCTTTGATACCGGCGACTTCACCGGCCGACAATTCCATGATGGTCGCGTCGAAACCGCGTTTATCCGCCCAGCGCAGGTACATGCGCAGCAGGATGTTGGCCCAGTCCTGGGCCTCGGTACCGCCGGAGCCGGCCTGGATGTCCAGGTAGGCGTTGTTGGCGTCCATTTCACCGCTGAACATGCGACGGAATTCGAGTTTTTCCAGGGACTCGCGCAGGCGCTCGACTTCGGCAGCCACGTCATCGACGGCGCCCTGGTCTTCTTCTTCGGCGGCCATCTGCAGCAAGTCTTTGGCGTCAGCCAGGCCGGTGTGCATTTCGTCGAGGGTTTCGACGATCTGCGCCAGCTGGGACCGCTCGCGGCCCAGTTCCTGAGCGTACGACGGGTTGTTCCAGACATTCGGATCTTCAAGCTCGCGATTGACTTCAGTCAGACGCTCATGCTTTTGATCGTAGTCAAAGATACCCCCGAATAGTTTCGGAGCGCTCGGACAGGTCCTTGATACTGTTAAGGATCGGGTTGATTTCCATGGCGGGCAGCACTCGTTGGCGAACTTTTGAAAGCCGGCGAGTATAACGTAATCAAGCTGTCACGGCAGCCCGCCTGGCGGCTTTAGCGGCGAATGGTTTACGGAATAACGCGGGTGGCCCGTAGCAGCTGCCGAGCCCGCGAGGCTGCGTTCGGCGGCGCAGCCGTCGCAAAGTCAGACAACGCGGTCATTCAGGCAAACCGCATACACAGGACTTGCGAGGACTTCGTCCTCGAACGCAGCCTCGCGGGCTCGGCAGCTGCTACAGCGCTACGGTCAGCGGGTTACTCAATTCCCACCTGATTACGCCCATTGTTCTTCGCCAGGTACAGCCCCTTGTCCGCCGCCGAGATCAATTGCCGGCAATCGCTGCCCGGTTGCGGGATCATGGTCGACAGGCCGATGCTGATGGTCAGGCATGAGCCTTCGGTCGGGAAAATGTGTGGGATCCTCAACCCGGCCACGGTCTGGCGCAGTTTTTCCGCCACTATCCGCGCACCGCCCGGCGAGGTGTTGGGCAGGACCAGGACGAACTCTTCGCCGCCGTAACGGGCCGGCAGGTCCGATGGCCTGGCACTGGCGTCGCGAATCGCCGTGGCGACTTTGCGCAGGGCTTCATCGCCTTCGAGGTGGCCAAAACTGTCGTTGTAGGATTTGAAATAGTCGACATCGATCATCAATAACGACAGCTGGGTCTGGTCACGCAGCGAACGCCGCCACTCCAGCTCCAGGTATTCATCGAAATGCCGGCGGTTCGACAACCCGGTCAGGCCGTCGGAGTTCATCAAGCGCTGCAGCACCAGGTTGGTGTCGAGCAATTGCTGCTGGCTCACCCGCAACGCGCGGTACGCCGCGTCACGCTGCAGCAGGGTCATGTAGGAGCGCGAGTGATAGCGGATGCGCGCCACCAGTTCGATGTTGTCCGGCAGTTTGACCAGGTAATCGTTGGCCCCGGCGGCAAACGCCGCGCTCTTGATCAGCGGGTCTTCCTTGGTCGACAGGACAATGATCGGAATGTCCTTGGTCGCCGGGTGATTTCGGTATTCGCGCACCAGGCTCAGGCCGTCGAGGCCGGGCATGACCAAATCCTGAAGGATCACCGTTGGCTTGATGCGGATCGCCTGGGCAATGGCCTGGTGCGGGTCGGCGCAGAAATGGAAGTCGATGTTTTCTTCGTTCGACAAACCACGCCGCACCGCCTCGCCGATCATCGCCTGATCGTCCACCAACAACACCATGGCGGCGTTTTCGTCGGTTTTGAAGTCGTCGAGCTGTAAATCATTCATGTGCGGTCACCTGAGTACTGCCTGGGCCACGACTGCTGCTAATGATAGTCATTTTTGAAAAATCTCCAGCAATCGTGGCGCTATCTTGTCCAGTGGGCGGATTTCCACGGCAGCGTCGATGGCTGCGGCCGCCTTGGGCATTCCGTACACGGCACTGCTGTTCTGGTCCTGAGCGATAGTCAGGTAGCCCTGTTGGCGCATGAGTTTAAGCCCCTGGGCGCCGTCGCGCCCCATACCGGTCAGCAGGACGCCCACGGCATCACCGCTCCAGTAACTGGCCACACTCTCGAAAAACACATCGATCGAAGGCCGATAGATCTCGTTGACCGGTTCGGCGGTGTAGGCCAGCGTGCCGTTCTTCAGCAGGCGAATATGATGGTTGGTGCCGGCCAGCAGGACCGTGCCGCTTTGCGGCGGTTCGCCTTCCTGGGCCAGGCGCACGTTCAGGCCGCTGGCGGTGGCAAGCCATTCGGCCATGCCGGCGGCGAACACCTGGTCCACATGCTGGACCAGCACGATGGCCGCCGAAAAATCCCGTGGCAGGCCCTTGAGCAGCACTTCCAGCGCCGCCGGCCCGCCAGCGGATGAACCAATCGCCACCAAGTGTTGGCGCGAAGCCGAGTTGCGGTGCGGACTCGGTGCCGATCGCACCCGATTGCTGTGGTCACCAATCAGCCAGCCAATGTTCATGATCTTGCGCAGCAGCGGCGCGGCGGCTTCCTGAGCATTGCCGGCCCCGATCGCCGGGGTATCGACCACATCCAGCGCGCCATGGCCCATGGCTTCGAACACCCGGTGCACGTTCTGCTGGCGGTCGACGGTGACGATGACGATCGCGCATGGGGTCTCGGCCATGATCCGCCGGGTCGCTTCCACGCCGTCCATCAACGGCATGATCAAGTCCATCAGAATCAGATCCGGGGTGTACTCGGCGCAACGCTGCACCGCCTCGGCCCCGTTGCCGGCGACCCAGACCACCTCGTGTGCCGGTTCGAACGCCAGAGCGCGGCGCAAAGCCTCCACGGCCATGGGCATGTCGTTGACAATGGCGATTTTCATGCGCGCGCGCCTCCAATGAGCTCAACTACTGCATCCAGCAAGGCGTCATCATGAAAACTGGCCTTGGCTAGATAATAGTCGGCCCCGGCATCCAGTCCACGGCGGC includes these proteins:
- the prfB gene encoding peptide chain release factor 2 (programmed frameshift): MEINPILNSIKDLSERSETIRGYLDYDQKHERLTEVNRELEDPNVWNNPSYAQELGRERSQLAQIVETLDEMHTGLADAKDLLQMAAEEEDQGAVDDVAAEVERLRESLEKLEFRRMFSGEMDANNAYLDIQAGSGGTEAQDWANILLRMYLRWADKRGFDATIMELSAGEVAGIKGATVHIKGEYAFGWLRTEIGVHRLVRKSPFDSGNRRHTSFSAVFVSPEIDDNIEIDINPSDLRIDTYRSSGAGGQHVNTTDSAVRITHVPTNTVVSCQNERSQHANKDTAMKMLRARLYEQEVQKRNAASQALEDTKSDIGWGHQIRSYVLDASRIKDLRTNIERSDCDKVLDGDIDEYLVASLKQGL
- a CDS encoding PleD family two-component system response regulator, with translation MNDLQLDDFKTDENAAMVLLVDDQAMIGEAVRRGLSNEENIDFHFCADPHQAIAQAIRIKPTVILQDLVMPGLDGLSLVREYRNHPATKDIPIIVLSTKEDPLIKSAAFAAGANDYLVKLPDNIELVARIRYHSRSYMTLLQRDAAYRALRVSQQQLLDTNLVLQRLMNSDGLTGLSNRRHFDEYLELEWRRSLRDQTQLSLLMIDVDYFKSYNDSFGHLEGDEALRKVATAIRDASARPSDLPARYGGEEFVLVLPNTSPGGARIVAEKLRQTVAGLRIPHIFPTEGSCLTISIGLSTMIPQPGSDCRQLISAADKGLYLAKNNGRNQVGIE
- a CDS encoding chemotaxis response regulator protein-glutamate methylesterase; this translates as MKIAIVNDMPMAVEALRRALAFEPAHEVVWVAGNGAEAVQRCAEYTPDLILMDLIMPLMDGVEATRRIMAETPCAIVIVTVDRQQNVHRVFEAMGHGALDVVDTPAIGAGNAQEAAAPLLRKIMNIGWLIGDHSNRVRSAPSPHRNSASRQHLVAIGSSAGGPAALEVLLKGLPRDFSAAIVLVQHVDQVFAAGMAEWLATASGLNVRLAQEGEPPQSGTVLLAGTNHHIRLLKNGTLAYTAEPVNEIYRPSIDVFFESVASYWSGDAVGVLLTGMGRDGAQGLKLMRQQGYLTIAQDQNSSAVYGMPKAAAAIDAAVEIRPLDKIAPRLLEIFQK